Proteins found in one Fusarium keratoplasticum isolate Fu6.1 chromosome 12, whole genome shotgun sequence genomic segment:
- a CDS encoding PKS-ER domain-containing protein has product MDTSNIPTTMQAWTFSTSGAPEQILSLNSSLPMPPKPKGSQVLVRISHAALSSAGKSLMMVVPSALRKNAIPELDFSGCVVLAGPGVPPRLGPGTPVFGTVSKYATAVSGHGTLAEYLLIGSDCLAIKPTNMTFAETACLSVLSQVAMGIIQKAQVKKGDSILINGGSGAVGTAAIQLAKHLGAHVVAVCSGSKADIVKSVGTDEVVDYRQVKSVPGFLTETYGKAPFDAILDTVGSQELFIKSPGYLKPDGIVVNVGEGNGETGQLSFILQALRNTHQPSFLGGVPRKYITFSAPLTGANAERLASLAEEGKMRVFIDSSFHFKDALKASPLSISALCEPTNTAARLMSGSTAQRQEEEF; this is encoded by the exons ATGGACACCAGCAACATTCCCACTACTATGCAAGCCTGGACGTTTAGCACTTCTGGTGCTCCAGAACAGATCTTGTCGTTGAATTCTTCATTACCAATGCCTCCCAAACCGAAAGGGTCTCAAGTCCTCGTCCGAATCTCTCATGCCGCCCTGTCGTCTGCTGGCAAAAGCCTCATGATGGTCGTCCCCTCTGCCCTTCGAAAGAACGCGATCCCAGAACTCGACTTTTCCGGATGCGTTGTACTGGCGGGCCCTGGTGTCCCTCCTAGACTTGGACCTGGTACACCAGTCTTTGGAACTGTATCCAAGTATGCCACTGCTGTGTCGGGCCATGGTACGCTGGCAGAGTACCTTCTCATCGGCTCTGACTGCCTCGCTATCAAGCCTACCAACATGACATTCGCCGAGACTGCTTGTCTAAGTGTCCTCAGCCAAGTTGCTATGGGAATTATTCAAAAAGCCCAGGTCAAGAAAGGAGATAGCATCTTAATCAATGGAGGTAGCGGGGCTGTTGGGACTGCTGCTATCCAGTTGGCGAAACATCTCGGGGCACACGTCGTTGCTGTGTGCTCAGGATCGAAAGCGGATATTGTCAAGAGCGTTGGCACAGACGAG GTTGTCGATTATCGTCAAGTCAAGTCCGTCCCAGGTTTTCTCACAGAAACATATGGAAAGGCTCCCTTTGATGCTATTTTGGACACAGTCGGATCACAAGAGTTGTTCATAAAATCACCCGGATATCTCAAGCCAGATGGAATTGTTGTCAACGTCGGTGAGGGTAATGGAGAAACGGGGCAACTGTCTTTCATTCTCCAGGCTCTTAGAAATACCCACCAGCCTTCGTTCTTGGGCGGCGTTCCCAGAAAATACATCACATTCAGTGCCCCTCTAACCGGCGCAAATGCGGAGCGGTTAGCCTCGCTtgcagaagaagggaaaatGCGCGTGTTTATTGACTCGTCATTTCATTTCAAGGATGCTCTCAAGGCAAGTCCTCTGTCCATCTCCGCGTTGTGTGAACCCACTAACACTGCAGCCAGGCTTATGAGCGGTTCAACAGCCCAGAGACAAGAGGAAGAGTTCTAG